The proteins below are encoded in one region of Gammaproteobacteria bacterium:
- a CDS encoding SulP family inorganic anion transporter, with the protein MLFLSNKRDWFGNVRGDVLAGLVVALALIPEAIAFSIIAGVDPKVGLYASFSIAVITAFVGGRPGMISAATGAMALLMVTLVKAHGLQYLLAATVFTGMLQLLMGYLKLGSLMSFVSRSVVTGFVNALAILIFIAQLPELTNVTWHVYVMTAAGLGIIYLFPLIPKIGKTIPSPLVCILLLTGVAVFIGLDIRTVGDMGDLPDTLPVFFWPEVPLNFETLKIIFPYSMALATVGLLESLMTATIVDDLTDTPSDKNRECKGQGIANVVTGFMGGMAGCAMIGQSVINVKSGGRGRLSTLVAGAVLLLMVVFLNDWVAQIPMAALVAVMIMVSIGTFDWRSIKNLKTNPKSSSIVMLSTVAVVVWTHNLALGVFVGVLLASLFFARKVSRYMKVELHTDEASNTHTYKVYGEIFFNSSAKFIEKFNFKDVIETVVIDVSRAHFWDISAIHALDKVVLKFRREGAEVELIGVNKASETMIDRFGVHDKPEEIALALGEH; encoded by the coding sequence ATGCTTTTTTTATCTAACAAACGCGACTGGTTTGGAAATGTGCGCGGCGATGTGCTTGCTGGTTTGGTGGTGGCTTTAGCCTTGATCCCGGAAGCAATCGCTTTCTCGATCATTGCCGGAGTTGACCCTAAAGTTGGATTGTATGCGTCCTTTAGCATCGCGGTGATCACAGCTTTTGTAGGTGGGCGACCAGGCATGATCTCGGCTGCAACCGGAGCCATGGCCCTGTTAATGGTGACTTTAGTCAAAGCACACGGATTGCAGTACCTGCTCGCCGCCACCGTATTTACTGGCATGCTGCAATTGCTGATGGGCTATCTTAAATTAGGTAGCTTGATGAGCTTTGTATCACGCTCTGTTGTTACCGGCTTTGTAAATGCACTGGCCATTCTCATCTTTATTGCACAATTACCCGAATTGACCAACGTAACCTGGCACGTATATGTCATGACTGCAGCAGGTTTAGGGATTATATATTTATTCCCGTTGATACCAAAAATCGGAAAAACTATTCCTTCACCGTTAGTGTGTATTCTTTTATTAACAGGTGTTGCTGTTTTTATAGGACTGGATATACGTACGGTTGGTGACATGGGCGATCTTCCGGATACTCTGCCGGTATTTTTCTGGCCTGAAGTGCCCTTGAATTTTGAGACCCTGAAAATTATATTCCCGTATTCAATGGCTTTAGCCACAGTCGGTTTGTTGGAATCCTTGATGACGGCAACGATTGTTGATGACCTGACCGATACACCCAGTGATAAGAATCGAGAATGTAAAGGACAAGGGATTGCCAATGTTGTTACCGGATTCATGGGTGGCATGGCCGGCTGTGCGATGATTGGTCAGTCGGTAATTAATGTAAAGTCCGGCGGTCGAGGTCGCTTATCGACACTGGTAGCCGGAGCCGTATTATTGCTGATGGTGGTGTTTTTGAATGACTGGGTCGCACAAATACCTATGGCAGCTTTGGTTGCGGTAATGATTATGGTATCCATCGGAACATTTGATTGGCGTTCGATCAAGAATCTAAAAACCAATCCTAAATCGAGTAGCATAGTGATGCTATCAACTGTTGCGGTGGTTGTGTGGACACATAATTTAGCCTTGGGCGTGTTCGTTGGAGTCTTGTTGGCCTCTTTGTTCTTTGCGCGCAAGGTAAGTCGCTATATGAAAGTCGAATTACATACTGACGAAGCAAGTAATACGCATACTTATAAAGTTTATGGTGAGATATTTTTTAATTCATCCGCAAAATTTATCGAAAAGTTTAACTTTAAAGATGTGATCGAAACGGTTGTTATCGATGTCAGTCGGGCCCATTTTTGGGATATATCGGCCATTCATGCATTGGATAAAGTGGTGTTAAAATTTCGCAGAGAAGGTGCTGAAGTAGAGTTGATTGGTGTGAATAAAGCGAGCGAAACCATGATCGATCGCTTTGGGGTACACGATAAACCCGAAGAAATTGCTTTGGCTCTGGGAGAGCATTAA
- a CDS encoding universal stress protein, with product MNTEQKLILTSVDNSPWGEAVVDYAAWIANTVKAPLKFLHTVEHLSQQENLDLSGAIGLGARGDLLEELIELEQSRSRLLIKKGQFMLQAAKSKAKELKVNDIRSSQRHGDLTEALIELEDQIRVLVIGTRDKDGLNHSRTVSKIKTIVRALHKPILVVNGHFQKPQKIMLAYSNNAASQKALQMVSTSPLFVGMECHLVHVGESTSQMNTLMQAAVESLQNNNVTVSKVFLTGKIEEALINYRQQENLDLTVMGAFSHNKVHDFLLGSFTAKMLEKTRKPLLLLR from the coding sequence ATGAATACAGAACAAAAACTGATTTTGACCAGCGTTGACAACTCACCTTGGGGTGAAGCCGTTGTTGATTATGCTGCCTGGATTGCGAATACTGTAAAGGCGCCATTAAAGTTTTTGCACACCGTTGAACATCTTAGTCAACAAGAAAATTTGGATTTGAGCGGGGCAATTGGTCTTGGGGCTCGCGGCGATCTATTGGAAGAGCTGATCGAACTGGAGCAAAGCAGGAGCCGCTTACTGATCAAAAAAGGTCAATTCATGTTGCAAGCGGCAAAGTCCAAAGCTAAAGAATTGAAAGTAAATGACATTCGCAGTAGTCAAAGACACGGTGATTTAACCGAAGCGCTCATTGAACTTGAAGATCAGATACGTGTCCTGGTGATCGGCACACGCGACAAAGACGGGCTTAATCATTCCAGAACGGTTAGTAAAATCAAAACTATCGTGCGTGCCTTACATAAACCAATTTTAGTGGTGAATGGACATTTCCAAAAACCGCAAAAGATCATGTTGGCTTATAGTAATAACGCAGCGTCACAAAAAGCCTTACAAATGGTGTCCACTAGTCCGTTATTTGTTGGTATGGAGTGTCATTTAGTGCATGTGGGTGAATCGACTTCACAAATGAATACCCTGATGCAAGCCGCGGTCGAGTCCTTGCAAAATAATAATGTCACTGTCAGCAAAGTATTCCTGACCGGAAAAATTGAAGAAGCACTGATTAATTATCGCCAACAAGAAAACCTGGATCTAACCGTCATGGGTGCGTTTAGTCATAATAAAGTCCATGATTTCTTACTTGGCAGCTTTACGGCCAAAATGCTGGAAAAGACCCGGAAGCCAT